The DNA sequence GCGCCGTCCCGGGTCAGCACCATCGCCTGGCCCACCCGCGCGTCGAACCCGGCCGCGCGCAGCGCGTCACGGCCGATGCCCAGCTCGGCGGGCACCTTCCCGGTGACCCCGACCGGCACCCCGGGCAGCATCGCGCCGTCGCCCCCGGAGGGCGGCCGCACCGACACCGCGACAGGACGCTCCCACGACGGCATCGGGTCCAGCCCCCTGACCGCGGCCACCATCAGCTCCCCCGCCCTCTCCCACCCTCTTCCCGCCCCCAGCATGGCCCTTGACCAGCCGAGTTGCCGGGCAATCGGGCGTATATGGCCCCCGCTCATGCCCGATTGCCCGGCAAGTCCGGCGATCATCGGCGGCGGGCGCAGAATGAGCAGAATGAAAGGCATGACACGGTATGGGGCGATGTTCGGTCCGGACATCACCTTCCTGGGCGTACCCCGCTGCGACTGGCGCGAGCCCGACGGCTACGCCGACGCCGACGTGGTCATCCTCGGCGCGCCGTTCGACGGCGGCACCTCGCACCGGCCCGGCACCCGGTTCGGCCCCTCCGCCATCCGCGGCACCGACTACCTACCGCACGACTCGTCCCGCCCGCACCTGGCGCTGCGCGTCGACCCGCTGGGCCCCGACCTGACCGTGTTCGACGCGGGCGACGTCGAGGTCTACAGCGGCGAGGTGCTGCGCAGCTGCCAGGCGATCGAGGAGGCGGTGGCGTTCATCGCCGGCCACGGAGCCGTCCCGCTGATCCTCGGCGGCGACCACACCATCACCTGGCCCGACGTCACCGGGGTGTCCCGCCGGTGGGGCGCCGGGCGCGTCTCGGTCATCCACTTCGACGCGCACGCCGACACCGGCGACATCACCTTCGGCTCCCTGTACGGCCACGGCCAGCCCATGCGCCGCCTGATCGAGTCCGGCGCGGTGCGCGGCGACCGGTTCCTCCAGCTCGGCCTGCGCGGCTACTGGCCCGAGCCGCCGACGCTGGACTGGATGGCGGCGCAGGGGATGCGCTCGTACCACATGGCCGAGATCGTCGACCGGGGGCTGGACGCGGTGCTGGCCGAGGCGTTCACGATCGCGCTGGACGACTGCGACGCGGTGTTCCTGTCCGTCGACGTCGACGTGTGCGACCCGGCCCACGCACCCGGCACCGGCACCCCCGAACCCGGCGGCCTGTCCGCCCGGCAGCTGCTGGACGCGGTGTCGCTGATCTGCCGGACGCTGCCGATCGCAGGCATCGACGTCGTCGAGGTGTCCCCGCCGTACGACCACGCCGAGATCACCGCCCTGCTCGGCAACCGGGTGGTCCTGGAGGCCCTGTCCGGCCTGGCCCGCGCCCGCCGCGACGCCCACTCCCCCACCCCGTGGAACCCCGCCACCCCGCTGCTCGACCAGCGCCCGACCTGACCCCTCGGCCCGACCCCCGGCCGAGTTGCCGGGCAGGTGGGCGTATCGGGGCCCCGGTTTCGCCCACCTGCCCGGCAACTTGCCTGATCAAGGTGGGCGGGGCGGGTGGTCGCCGCCGCCCGTGACGAGATTCGGACCCATCGGCTGACACGAAGCCGACCGTAGGTGGCCCGACCCTCCACTCTCGACGGTCACGGTCGGACACATCGCGGGCACTCATGGCCATACAGCGATGTCAGGGCAGGTGGGCGTCGTGCGAGCCTGATGGCGCCCGGCCGTGCCCGTCACGGCCGGTGCGTCTGTCGGCGGAAGGTCCGAGCCTCGGGAGTCGGTCATGGCCAGGAACAATTCGGCGCTCGTACACGACGACGGCGGCGGGTCCACGCTGCCGACGATGCCGTACCGCAGGCGCGCCCGGCTGAGAGACCGGTTTCACGGGTGGTGGGACGGCCGCCTGGGACGGCCCGACGTCAAGGCCGCCGACCTGCGCACCGCGTACTGGCGGGAGCTGGAGAACGAGGCGGAGAAGCTCTTCCACATCGAGGAGATCCGCTTCAACGAGGCGTACCGGGGCACCATGGAGGAGGCGGCCGCCAAGGCGATCCAGCTGGAGCACAGCCGCGAAGCCCTCTCCGACCTGCGTGCCGCCGTCGGGGCGACCCGGGACACGCTGGCCCGGGAGACGGCGCGGCTGGACGCCCTGGCCGAGCCGGGCGTCAAGCAGACCGCCGAGGAGCGCCAGGAGCGCCGCGACCAGCTGTTCCGGTTCAACAGCGCGCACACCGCGGCCATCCAGCGGCTCGACCAGGAGCGCGAGCGGGTCGCGCGGCTCGAGGTGGAGATCAAGCAGCTGGAAGTGAAGGTCAAGCTGGGCATGCAGCGCGCGGCCACCCAGGCCAATCTCGCCTGGCGCCACGTCACGGAGCGGATCAACGTCTACCGCCAGTCGCTGTGCCGCAGCCACCGGTTCGGCAACGAGCTGGACAGCCGCCTGGGCGACACCGCCGACACCCCTGTCTTCCAGCCCGAAAACAGCGACAGCGAGAAGTGACAGTCCTTTTTTGAACGGGAGGCGTGACACCCCCATGGCCAGCCCCACCGCACCACCCCCGCCGCCCGCGGTTCCCGGGCAGTACGGCGCGCTCATGCCGCCCAACCGCGACGCCCTGCGCCGCAACATCGAGAGCGAGATCGCGCAGATGCCGGCGGTGACCGGCAGCAGCGGCGCGATCTTCGACACCGAGGTCGACGCGCAGTCCGACTCCTGGGAAGCCGACATCGGCTCGGAGTACCAGCGCCAGCTCGAACAGCTCCAGACCCGGCTGGGCGAGCTGGCCCCGCGCAACCGGCAGCAGTCCGCCCTCCTGACCACCGCGCGCAACGACCACGCGCTGGCCAAGGAGGCGCACGACCGGGCGTACTTCAACCTCACCGGCCACCGCCCGCCCGCCGATCCCGTCCCGGCCCTCTCCCTCGCCGAGGCCGATCCGGCCACCGGCGGCCTGGCCGGATCGCCGCAGCCCGGCGGCCAGGCCGCCGACGACCGCGACATCAGGCTGGCGCACCCGCCGGCGGCCGGCACGGCTCTGGTCGCGGCGGACACCCCGGCCGCGACGGGGCCGGTGCCGAATCCGAACCGGGTCTACGCCCGCCACGGCGAGCTGGACAACGTGTCGTTCGGCGACGTCATGCACTACCTGGTGCTCGGCCTGGCCGGGGTCGCCGACTTCGTCGCGTTCTACCAGGTGCTCGCGCTGGTGCTCGGTGCCATCCCCGAGCTGCTCTACGCGGCCGTGCTCGCGGTGACCCTCATCGCGCTGCTGCTGATGCACAAGGCCGGCACCACGGCGCGCGACGTGAGCGCACGCCAGCCCGACGGCAAGATCTGGATCGTCGTGGCCTGCGTGGCCGCCTGGGTGGCGCTGGGCATGGGCGCCTTCTTCATGCGGCTGACCGTGCACGACGACACCGGCGCCAGCACCTCGCTGCTGAACTTCGGCGGGGTCCAGTTCGGCCAGGACGACACCTCGGTCACCACGAAGGCGATCGTCTTCCTGGTCGTCTTCGTCACCACCGGCGTGCTGGCGCTGATCGGGGCGTACCTGACCTGGAACCCGTTCCGCAGCGCGTACCGCAAGGCCCGCAAGCGGCTGCGCAAGGAGGCCGCGGCGCTGGGCCGGGCGGAGAGCGAGGCGTCGGTGTCGCTACAGGAGGCCGAACGGCTGCGCAAGCGCCTGGAGAGCGGCGAGAAGGCCAGTGCCGACCAGGCCCGCGAGCACCGGCGGGCGCTGGGCTGCGAGCTGAAGTCCCACGCCCGGGTGCAGATCGCCAAGCGGCTGACCGACCCGGACGAGATCAAGTTCCTGCTGAACCAGCCGATCCCGGGCTGCGGCGGCCGGGCGGGAGCGAGGTCCGGTGGCGCGGCGTGAACCGGGGCGCGGCCGCACCGCGCCCCGCTCGATCCTGGCCCTGGCGCTGCTGGGCACGCTGGTCCTGCCCACCGCGGCGTGCTCGCGGTGCTGCCCGCCGGAGGTGACGTTCGCGGCGCTGCCGCCCTGCCTGGAGCAGGGCGGACAGCTCGCGCTGGCGGTCGGCGTACGGTCGAACCAGCCGGTGCCCGAGCTGCCCACCGAGGTGCTCACCCTGGTCCAGCGCAGCGCGTACGACGGCAAGCGGATCATCGTGTTCGGCGTCGACGGCGACCCGAAGTCGGCCGGTGACGGGACCTTCCGCAGCGGTGCCCAGAACGACATCGCCTGGCGCCGGGACCTGGAGAACTTCGAGAACGGCATCGCCCACGCGGTGACCTCGGTGAAGGCCGCGAAGGCGCAGGCGAACCCGCTGGAGGCGGTGGCCCTGGCCGGCGAGGCCGTCGGCAGCGGCGGCACGGTGGTGCTGCTGGACTCCGGGCTCCAGACGATGGCCCCGATGGACTTCCGCCAGGAGGGCATGATCGACGCCGACCCGGCGGAGCTGGTGGACTTCCTGGAGAAGCAGCACCAGCTGCCGCACCTGGAGGGCCAGGCCCTGGTGCTGGTCGGGATCGGCAAGACGATGGCGCCGCAGGCGTCGCTGGACACCGCCCGCCGGGAGAACCTGCTGGCGATCTGGCGCGAGATCGGCGCCCGCGCCAAGGCCCGCTGCGTGCAGGAGCTGTCCGCCGGGCAGCACGACCAGGCCCCCTCCGGCACGCCCGAGGTGGGCGTGGTCGCCATCCCGGAGCCGCCCAACCCGCCGGCGGAGGACGTCTGCACCGCGATCAGGATCCCGGACGCCGGCCGGGTGCGGTTCAAGCCCAACACCGCGGAGTTCCTCAGCGAGGCCGACGCGACGGAGGCGCTCAAGGTCTACGCCGAACGGATCAAGTCCTCCAAGTACACGGTGAAGCTCACCGGTACCACCTCGTCGTCAGGCGAGAACCGCAACACCGACAGCAAGAAGAAGCTCTCGCTGGACCGGGCGGAGGCCGTGAAGCGGATCCTGGTCGGGCTCGGCGTCGACGCCGCGGGCATCGAGACGTTCGGCGCCGGGATGGACTTCCCGGGGTACCTCCGCGACCGCGACGCCGAGGGGCGGCTGGTGCCGAACCTGGCCAGCCGCAACCGCAACGTCATCCTGGAGTTCACCGGCTGCGGCTAGGCCCGCCGGCATACCCGCGGACATGCGGAAAGGGGCACCTCCCGTGGGAGGTGCCCCTTTCTTTACCGGTCAGCCGAGCCTCAGGCGCTCAGCGTCCGGCGGCGGCGCATGAGGAACAGCAGGGCGGCACCGACGCCGACCAGGGCCAGACCCGCCAGCACGATCGAGGTGACCGCGGTGCCGGTGGTCGGCAGCGAGTCACCCGACGGCGACGGCGACGGGACCGGGGCGGGGCTCGTCGGGCCGGCCGAGGGGCTCGTCTCGGGCGACGGGGTGGCCTCCGGCGACGGGGTGTTCTCCGGCGACGGCGAGGTCTGCGGCGACGGGCTGGTCTCCGGCGACGGCGACGTCTCCGGTGACGGGGACGTCTCGGGCGACCGGGTGGCCTCCGGCGACGGCGAGGTCTCCGGGGACG is a window from the Catellatospora sp. TT07R-123 genome containing:
- a CDS encoding OmpA family protein encodes the protein MARREPGRGRTAPRSILALALLGTLVLPTAACSRCCPPEVTFAALPPCLEQGGQLALAVGVRSNQPVPELPTEVLTLVQRSAYDGKRIIVFGVDGDPKSAGDGTFRSGAQNDIAWRRDLENFENGIAHAVTSVKAAKAQANPLEAVALAGEAVGSGGTVVLLDSGLQTMAPMDFRQEGMIDADPAELVDFLEKQHQLPHLEGQALVLVGIGKTMAPQASLDTARRENLLAIWREIGARAKARCVQELSAGQHDQAPSGTPEVGVVAIPEPPNPPAEDVCTAIRIPDAGRVRFKPNTAEFLSEADATEALKVYAERIKSSKYTVKLTGTTSSSGENRNTDSKKKLSLDRAEAVKRILVGLGVDAAGIETFGAGMDFPGYLRDRDAEGRLVPNLASRNRNVILEFTGCG
- the speB gene encoding agmatinase: MTRYGAMFGPDITFLGVPRCDWREPDGYADADVVILGAPFDGGTSHRPGTRFGPSAIRGTDYLPHDSSRPHLALRVDPLGPDLTVFDAGDVEVYSGEVLRSCQAIEEAVAFIAGHGAVPLILGGDHTITWPDVTGVSRRWGAGRVSVIHFDAHADTGDITFGSLYGHGQPMRRLIESGAVRGDRFLQLGLRGYWPEPPTLDWMAAQGMRSYHMAEIVDRGLDAVLAEAFTIALDDCDAVFLSVDVDVCDPAHAPGTGTPEPGGLSARQLLDAVSLICRTLPIAGIDVVEVSPPYDHAEITALLGNRVVLEALSGLARARRDAHSPTPWNPATPLLDQRPT